The following are from one region of the Synechococcus sp. CBW1108 genome:
- a CDS encoding ATP adenylyltransferase: protein MRSELLWRRALQRSAEAELAGALVPLATELLEHPRIGPFVLRRLLSSTPKHLRQGGPKANPFLPWEGALEVERLSTGHVVLLNKYPVQPGHLLLITADWQPQAGWIRPEDWQAVGHLAGDTAGLWFFNSSAPAGASQPHRHLQLLPRRAGEASCPLAALCEAQLQQRQWPWAYRISRRHDPIGCSDLPDLYRHHAEQLGFGSPQQDSQPLHPYNLLFDDRWLLTVRRSREHCAGFSINALAFAGYLLATEKSDLSWLEQQGPWQLLQAVASPATG from the coding sequence GTGCGCTCTGAGCTCCTGTGGCGGCGGGCGCTGCAGCGCTCGGCTGAGGCAGAGCTGGCTGGCGCCCTAGTGCCCCTGGCCACCGAGCTGCTGGAGCACCCGAGGATCGGGCCATTTGTCCTGCGCCGCCTCTTGAGTTCCACGCCCAAGCATCTGCGCCAAGGCGGCCCCAAAGCCAACCCCTTCCTGCCCTGGGAAGGGGCTCTGGAGGTGGAGCGGCTCAGCACAGGTCATGTGGTGCTGCTCAACAAGTACCCGGTGCAACCTGGCCACCTGTTGCTGATAACCGCGGACTGGCAGCCCCAGGCGGGCTGGATCAGGCCAGAGGACTGGCAGGCCGTGGGCCATCTGGCAGGGGATACGGCTGGGCTGTGGTTTTTCAACAGTTCTGCCCCAGCTGGGGCAAGCCAGCCCCACCGCCATCTGCAGTTGCTGCCCAGGCGGGCAGGGGAGGCGAGCTGTCCCCTGGCGGCCCTGTGTGAAGCCCAGCTACAGCAGCGCCAGTGGCCATGGGCCTATCGAATCAGCAGGCGCCATGACCCGATTGGCTGCAGCGATCTGCCTGACCTCTACCGGCACCATGCCGAGCAACTGGGCTTTGGTTCGCCCCAGCAGGATTCCCAGCCCCTGCATCCCTACAACCTGCTGTTCGATGACCGTTGGTTGTTGACGGTGCGGCGCAGCCGCGAACATTGCGCTGGCTTCAGCATCAACGCCCTGGCCTTTGCGGGATACCTGCTTGCCACGGAAAAATCCGATCTCAGCTGGCTAGAGCAGCAGGGTCCCTGGCAGCTGCTGCAGGCGGTCGCCAGTCCAGCAACTGGGTAG
- the pheT gene encoding phenylalanine--tRNA ligase subunit beta: MRVSLQWLQELVSAPGQSLAADALAERLSLAGFEVDAIEDLSARAEGVVVGFVRDRQAHPNADKLSVCQVDVGSSEPLQIVCGAPNVRAGIHVPVALVGATLPAVKLTIKPAELRGVASSGMICSLAELGLPAEADGIAILDDLLADLPSLGTAVGPSLGLDDQVLELAITANRPDGMSMQGIAREVAALLGGQTHFGAPAEPITSASLSVGESTRAAMEQGGLFSITGLNSLVVAPSPPWLQQRLEKAGLRPINNVVDITNLVMLETGQPLHAFDAQRLASITGPGLAQVDRMGLRQASSGEAFTGLDGTQHLLSAEALVVTYGDKPIALAGVMGGAESAVHGGTTAIWLEAAVFAPQAVRRSSRSVGLRTEASSRFEKGLPPENTLSAADRAVALLTELCGAQVTGRWLHQRPQIPFQPIELRRDALHNLLGPVQQDGSWADLSDGRITSTLSALGCCMEELESGEGWQVSVPPARSIDLQREVDLIEEVARLVGYDQFACHLPDPLEPGGLDPAQQAERRLRRHLSAAGLQEACSLSLVAAGPGRIPLANPLLADYGYLRDNLHGELLAAARRNCQSGQSGFWAFEIGQVFSSDANQSARQLLVGVICGERRSERWSTSAKPQPPTYYQARGVLQQALGALAIPTEDRPLASHPLLHPGRAAQLVVEGRPGGWFGQLHPQQAGDLDLPLGTYVFELELDALLTAATRRNRWQPAFAPFATVPASDRDLAVVVSADVCAADLLKLIRKAGKPLLEQAELVDRYVGEQLASGQCSQAFRLRYRDAKRTLTDEEVDLAHAGIQTALEKQFGAQLRC, from the coding sequence ATGCGCGTCTCGCTCCAGTGGTTGCAGGAGCTGGTGAGCGCCCCTGGCCAGTCCCTTGCCGCAGATGCCCTGGCTGAGCGGCTCTCGCTTGCAGGTTTTGAGGTGGACGCCATCGAAGACCTCTCTGCCCGTGCCGAGGGGGTGGTAGTGGGTTTTGTGCGCGATCGCCAGGCCCATCCCAACGCCGACAAACTCAGCGTCTGTCAAGTGGATGTGGGATCCAGCGAACCCCTTCAAATCGTCTGCGGTGCGCCCAACGTGCGGGCAGGGATCCACGTGCCAGTTGCCCTCGTCGGGGCAACCCTGCCTGCCGTCAAGCTCACAATCAAGCCGGCCGAGCTTCGCGGGGTAGCCAGCAGCGGCATGATCTGCTCCCTCGCCGAACTTGGGCTGCCGGCCGAAGCCGATGGCATTGCCATCCTCGATGATCTGCTGGCGGACCTGCCGTCTTTGGGCACAGCGGTGGGGCCCAGCCTGGGTCTGGACGACCAGGTGTTGGAGCTGGCGATCACCGCCAACAGGCCCGATGGAATGTCAATGCAGGGCATTGCCCGGGAAGTGGCAGCCCTGCTGGGCGGCCAAACCCACTTCGGCGCCCCAGCCGAGCCCATAACCAGCGCGTCCCTCAGCGTCGGGGAATCGACCAGGGCCGCCATGGAGCAGGGGGGGCTGTTCAGCATTACCGGGCTCAACTCCCTTGTGGTTGCCCCCTCCCCGCCCTGGCTGCAACAGCGGCTGGAGAAGGCTGGTCTCCGTCCCATCAACAATGTGGTCGACATCACCAATTTGGTGATGCTCGAAACCGGCCAACCCCTGCATGCCTTCGACGCCCAGCGGCTTGCTTCCATAACTGGTCCAGGCCTGGCCCAGGTCGACCGCATGGGCTTGCGTCAAGCCAGCAGCGGTGAAGCTTTCACCGGATTGGATGGCACCCAGCACCTGCTCAGCGCTGAGGCCCTGGTGGTGACCTATGGAGACAAGCCAATTGCCCTGGCCGGTGTCATGGGCGGCGCGGAGTCAGCCGTCCATGGCGGCACCACAGCAATCTGGCTGGAAGCGGCCGTGTTTGCCCCCCAGGCAGTGCGGCGTTCCTCCCGGAGCGTGGGGCTGCGCACCGAGGCGAGCAGCCGTTTTGAGAAAGGTCTGCCACCGGAAAACACCCTGTCAGCTGCTGACCGCGCCGTTGCCCTCCTAACGGAACTCTGCGGTGCCCAGGTCACCGGGCGCTGGCTGCACCAGCGTCCCCAGATCCCTTTTCAACCAATCGAGCTGCGTCGGGATGCGCTCCACAACCTGCTGGGGCCGGTGCAGCAGGACGGCTCCTGGGCTGACCTCAGCGATGGACGCATCACTTCTACCCTCAGCGCCTTGGGCTGCTGCATGGAGGAGCTCGAAAGCGGCGAGGGATGGCAGGTGAGCGTCCCCCCAGCCCGTTCGATTGATCTGCAACGGGAGGTGGACCTGATCGAGGAAGTGGCCCGCCTAGTGGGCTACGACCAATTCGCCTGCCACCTGCCCGACCCCCTCGAACCCGGTGGGCTCGATCCTGCCCAGCAGGCGGAGCGGCGGCTCAGGCGCCATTTGAGCGCTGCTGGGTTGCAGGAGGCCTGCAGCCTCTCCCTGGTGGCGGCGGGTCCTGGGCGCATTCCGCTGGCCAATCCTCTCCTGGCCGACTACGGCTACCTGCGAGACAACCTCCATGGCGAGCTGCTTGCCGCTGCCCGCCGCAACTGTCAAAGCGGCCAATCAGGCTTTTGGGCCTTTGAAATCGGCCAGGTTTTCAGCTCCGATGCGAACCAATCCGCTCGGCAGTTGCTGGTGGGGGTGATCTGCGGTGAACGTCGTTCAGAGCGCTGGAGCACCAGTGCCAAGCCCCAGCCGCCGACCTATTACCAGGCCAGGGGGGTGTTGCAGCAGGCCCTAGGGGCGCTGGCGATTCCCACGGAAGATCGGCCCCTGGCCAGCCATCCCCTGCTCCACCCGGGCCGGGCTGCCCAGCTGGTCGTCGAGGGTCGCCCCGGTGGCTGGTTTGGCCAACTGCACCCCCAGCAGGCCGGGGATTTGGATCTACCTCTGGGCACCTACGTGTTCGAGTTGGAACTGGACGCTCTGCTGACCGCAGCCACCCGTCGCAACCGCTGGCAGCCCGCCTTTGCGCCCTTTGCGACCGTGCCTGCATCGGATCGGGACCTGGCGGTTGTGGTTTCGGCCGATGTCTGTGCAGCCGACCTGCTCAAGCTGATCCGCAAGGCCGGCAAACCCCTGCTGGAGCAAGCTGAACTGGTGGATCGTTACGTGGGTGAACAGCTGGCAAGTGGCCAATGCAGTCAGGCATTCCGGCTGCGTTACCGCGATGCCAAGCGCACCCTCACCGACGAGGAGGTGGACCTGGCCCATGCAGGCATTCAGACCGCCTTAGAAAAACAGTTCGGGGCCCAGTTGCGCTGTTGA
- the rlmD gene encoding 23S rRNA (uracil(1939)-C(5))-methyltransferase RlmD, translated as MESLTTGNSVAVTITGLSHDGQGVARLDDRVLFVAGALPGEQVQARLTHRARRHWLAELQEVKTPAPERRKPPCILADNCGGCSLQHFEDRGQQHWKHQKVVDAMRRIAHLDQPVAPLLASADGLGYRNRAIIPLERCEDGRLRAGFYRRGSHSIVNMNHCPVLDPRLDGLIAPLKADLEASDWPVDRDCCEGGGLRHLALRIGHHSGELLITLVSSHADLDGLEFLAGQWLGRWPELVGVCLNLQPHPTNTLMGEETRVVAGRGWLRESFCNLQLRIGADTFFQVHTQQAERVVPLLLSALAAIPAGVMVDAYSGIGTYSLPVAAAGWHVHGIELSQEAVNQAKTNASENGLSGRASFETGVVAQCLAEHLGHCDALFLDPPRKGLDHVTIGAIREHPPAHLIYLSCDPATLARDLAMLVAEGLYQLESLQPFDFFPQTSHVETLAVLRR; from the coding sequence TTGGAAAGCCTCACCACCGGCAACAGCGTGGCGGTGACCATCACCGGCCTATCCCATGACGGCCAGGGTGTGGCCCGGTTGGACGATCGGGTCCTGTTTGTGGCGGGTGCCCTGCCGGGGGAGCAGGTTCAGGCTCGGCTGACCCATAGGGCCCGGCGCCACTGGCTGGCGGAGCTTCAGGAGGTGAAGACCCCAGCTCCGGAGCGGCGCAAGCCCCCCTGCATCCTTGCCGACAACTGCGGTGGCTGCAGCCTGCAGCACTTCGAGGATCGGGGCCAGCAGCACTGGAAGCACCAGAAAGTGGTGGATGCCATGCGGCGCATTGCCCACCTGGATCAGCCCGTGGCCCCTTTACTGGCCTCCGCCGATGGCCTGGGTTATCGCAATCGGGCCATCATCCCGCTGGAGCGCTGCGAAGACGGTCGACTGCGGGCGGGCTTCTACCGCAGGGGCAGCCACAGCATCGTCAATATGAACCACTGCCCGGTACTGGATCCGCGCCTAGATGGCCTGATCGCCCCTCTCAAGGCAGACCTGGAGGCAAGTGACTGGCCAGTTGACCGGGATTGCTGTGAGGGGGGTGGGCTGCGCCACCTGGCGCTTCGCATCGGCCACCACAGCGGCGAGCTGCTGATCACCTTGGTGAGCAGTCACGCCGATCTTGATGGGCTGGAGTTCCTGGCTGGCCAATGGCTGGGGCGCTGGCCGGAGCTGGTGGGGGTCTGCCTAAACCTCCAACCCCATCCCACCAACACCTTGATGGGAGAGGAGACCAGGGTGGTTGCCGGCCGGGGCTGGTTGCGGGAATCGTTCTGCAATCTCCAGTTGCGGATTGGGGCCGACACCTTTTTTCAGGTCCACACCCAGCAGGCGGAGCGGGTGGTGCCCCTGCTGTTATCGGCCCTGGCGGCCATCCCAGCCGGAGTGATGGTTGACGCCTACAGCGGCATTGGCACCTACAGCCTGCCGGTGGCCGCGGCGGGCTGGCATGTGCACGGCATCGAGCTCAGCCAGGAGGCGGTGAATCAGGCAAAAACCAATGCCAGCGAAAATGGCCTTAGCGGTCGGGCTTCCTTTGAAACCGGTGTGGTGGCCCAATGTCTGGCTGAGCACCTGGGCCACTGCGACGCCCTCTTCCTAGATCCCCCCCGCAAGGGGCTCGACCATGTGACGATTGGGGCGATCCGGGAACATCCCCCTGCCCACCTCATCTATCTCAGCTGCGATCCGGCCACCCTGGCCCGCGACCTGGCCATGCTTGTGGCCGAGGGGCTCTACCAGTTGGAGTCGCTGCAGCCGTTCGATTTCTTCCCCCAAACCAGCCACGTAGAGACCTTGGCAGTGCTGAGGCGGTGA
- a CDS encoding J domain-containing protein, protein MNTPAAPRPQAEPRQVGIDLPGFVRRQSEQLKKSLQPRRPMEESPVELLPQLERDALEQALARARDHWFELYGKRANEAVLEAAMVWLAQDIWPQSDQSEGQLFSWSLACDVVVHIAPSWGNEPASFERVMVMAGLLEDPFSTSTLQLRLPTLIHRFVNRFRKRRKGTSFQTLEHTMTLHGALKLLKLPTVHGHRLTLGEIRDAYRELAMSHHPDSGGNEETMRRLNEAYQLLKELYRNN, encoded by the coding sequence TTGAACACCCCAGCTGCGCCAAGGCCCCAGGCCGAACCCCGCCAGGTCGGCATCGATCTACCGGGCTTTGTGCGTCGCCAGTCGGAGCAGCTGAAAAAGAGCTTGCAGCCCCGCAGGCCTATGGAGGAGTCACCGGTTGAACTGCTGCCCCAGCTCGAAAGGGATGCCCTCGAGCAGGCCCTGGCCAGAGCTCGCGACCACTGGTTTGAACTCTATGGCAAAAGAGCCAATGAAGCCGTGCTGGAAGCAGCCATGGTGTGGTTGGCCCAGGACATCTGGCCCCAGAGTGATCAGAGCGAAGGGCAACTATTCAGCTGGTCGCTGGCCTGTGACGTTGTGGTGCATATTGCCCCCAGCTGGGGCAATGAACCCGCCAGCTTTGAGCGCGTAATGGTGATGGCCGGTCTGCTGGAGGACCCGTTCAGTACGTCCACACTTCAACTTCGCCTGCCCACCCTGATCCATCGCTTTGTCAACCGGTTCCGCAAGAGACGCAAGGGAACCTCATTCCAGACCCTGGAGCACACGATGACCCTGCATGGGGCCCTGAAATTGCTCAAGCTGCCAACTGTCCATGGGCACCGACTGACCCTTGGCGAAATTCGGGATGCGTATCGAGAACTGGCCATGAGCCACCATCCAGATTCCGGTGGCAACGAAGAAACGATGCGAAGGCTCAATGAGGCCTACCAACTGCTCAAGGAGCTCTACCGCAATAACTAG
- a CDS encoding sigma-70 family RNA polymerase sigma factor, whose protein sequence is MSDKSRATAAPTAAQRSQAHLQRNQRVDQYRSLVTPIAVHYGRRCPEPIEDLIQVGLLGLLRAAELFDAQTRTPFEAFARPHIRGAILHYLRDSALAVRLPRRQMELHDKLRQVQANWHKTHGQEANSEDLRRALDLSIPQWQELQRGKAMARPIGLADGVIEAWAEQAVDREVGSAQQGSAEPNGEGEYQLRLKRQWACLKPELRQVVDKVVISGWTYRRTAALLKVSPMTVQRRLKRGLAELRQGLGRSANPPISSQLSSPVSCPSCRHRGQSVAPAC, encoded by the coding sequence ATGTCCGACAAGTCCAGAGCCACCGCCGCACCAACAGCTGCCCAGAGGAGCCAGGCTCACCTCCAGCGCAATCAAAGGGTCGACCAATACCGCAGTTTGGTGACTCCTATCGCGGTGCATTACGGCCGCCGCTGCCCCGAACCGATCGAAGATCTGATCCAAGTTGGTCTGCTGGGTCTGCTGCGGGCCGCCGAACTCTTTGACGCCCAGACCCGGACTCCCTTCGAGGCCTTTGCCAGACCCCACATTCGCGGAGCAATCCTCCACTACCTCAGGGATTCCGCCCTGGCCGTGCGCTTGCCACGCCGTCAGATGGAGCTCCACGACAAACTGCGTCAAGTGCAGGCGAACTGGCACAAAACCCATGGCCAAGAGGCCAACTCGGAGGATCTGCGCAGGGCCCTGGACCTGAGTATCCCGCAGTGGCAAGAGCTGCAAAGGGGTAAGGCCATGGCTCGGCCGATCGGTCTGGCAGATGGGGTGATCGAGGCCTGGGCCGAACAGGCTGTCGATCGAGAAGTCGGGTCAGCTCAACAAGGGTCAGCCGAACCAAATGGCGAGGGGGAGTACCAGTTGAGACTGAAGCGTCAGTGGGCCTGTCTTAAGCCCGAGCTTCGCCAAGTGGTCGACAAAGTAGTCATATCTGGGTGGACTTACCGGCGCACCGCAGCCCTGTTGAAGGTGAGTCCCATGACGGTGCAGAGGCGGCTCAAGCGCGGGTTGGCTGAGCTGCGCCAAGGGCTGGGCCGTTCGGCCAATCCACCTATCAGCAGCCAGCTCAGTAGCCCGGTCAGCTGCCCGAGCTGCCGCCATCGCGGACAATCTGTTGCTCCAGCGTGCTGA
- a CDS encoding DUF3370 family protein, whose amino-acid sequence MGPLPLLLALALGMGGIGFEARPAAAYVALMAGQKAQPLNGNFNKVPVLHSNQPEEVEGPGILINTAPGYAYAAETGQPLRNAQYNFNGEFGVHMHHKYFPPNRGQLSRSSRRPELTLALILINPGGRAVHIRFENGAVRNSFEAPYLQEYKMGVRPLGPRPWNTGPGDATAIQVLRGRLDPKLADEITIPARSRLVLFQTQLPALGIANALLKGRSDGPFQMAVVAAKEATSECDLLTVLDQGRLAPGRVYLNRIADINGRRVFSRVGGVAIGDGYTASLTYDLDANGPLHVPLTSTIRHNFGTREVQVNPLASRMIDSSLDNVGTYGVRFDVDLNLKGSGPYELVLSHPVASGASKPFIAFRGSLQIRSEEGLQEVHVGMRSGQSLSLAQLNLRAGQLNPVRVSLVYPADATPGHLLSILPASQHAIFQARERQIELARNAAGSAPAAAPISPPELTEADGLLAPIEFTPVAPLTPVPPLIPPMTPPPSYRGSQPSPMSQSLYDRYQQALEAQQQMLRGLMGR is encoded by the coding sequence ATGGGCCCGTTGCCCCTGCTCCTTGCCCTCGCCCTCGGCATGGGTGGCATCGGCTTCGAGGCGCGCCCGGCAGCTGCCTATGTGGCCTTGATGGCCGGCCAGAAAGCCCAGCCCCTCAATGGCAACTTCAACAAGGTGCCCGTTCTCCATTCCAACCAACCGGAGGAGGTTGAGGGACCCGGCATCTTGATCAACACCGCCCCTGGCTACGCCTATGCGGCCGAAACCGGCCAACCCCTACGCAACGCCCAATACAACTTCAACGGCGAATTTGGGGTGCACATGCACCACAAATACTTTCCACCTAACCGGGGCCAGCTCTCCCGCTCATCCCGCCGGCCTGAACTCACCCTTGCATTGATTCTGATCAATCCAGGTGGGCGCGCGGTCCATATCCGATTTGAGAATGGAGCCGTGCGTAACAGCTTTGAAGCACCTTATCTCCAGGAATACAAGATGGGGGTCAGGCCGCTTGGGCCCAGGCCCTGGAATACGGGCCCTGGTGATGCGACTGCCATCCAGGTGCTGCGGGGCAGGCTTGATCCAAAACTTGCCGACGAAATCACTATTCCAGCGCGCAGTCGCCTTGTTCTGTTTCAAACCCAGCTCCCCGCCCTGGGTATAGCTAATGCCCTGCTCAAGGGACGCAGTGACGGCCCCTTTCAAATGGCGGTGGTGGCGGCCAAGGAAGCCACCAGCGAGTGTGACCTGCTGACGGTTTTGGACCAGGGGAGACTGGCCCCAGGCAGGGTTTACCTCAACCGCATTGCTGACATCAACGGGCGTCGAGTCTTCTCCCGGGTAGGTGGCGTGGCGATTGGGGATGGGTACACGGCCAGCCTTACTTACGACCTGGATGCCAATGGCCCGCTGCATGTGCCCCTGACCAGCACCATTCGCCATAACTTCGGCACCCGTGAAGTGCAGGTCAATCCCCTGGCCAGTCGCATGATCGATTCCTCCCTAGACAACGTCGGCACCTACGGAGTGCGATTTGACGTCGACCTCAATCTCAAGGGTTCAGGGCCGTACGAGTTGGTGCTGAGCCACCCGGTAGCCAGTGGCGCTTCAAAACCATTCATAGCCTTTCGTGGCTCCCTGCAAATCCGTTCGGAGGAGGGCCTCCAGGAAGTCCACGTGGGAATGCGTTCAGGTCAGAGCCTTTCGCTCGCACAATTAAACCTGCGCGCTGGTCAACTGAACCCGGTGCGAGTCAGCCTGGTTTATCCGGCCGATGCAACCCCAGGCCATCTATTGAGCATTCTGCCTGCAAGTCAACATGCAATATTCCAGGCGCGGGAGCGCCAAATAGAGCTGGCACGTAACGCCGCAGGATCTGCCCCAGCCGCAGCGCCCATCAGCCCCCCTGAGTTGACGGAAGCAGACGGGTTGCTGGCACCCATCGAATTCACACCTGTGGCGCCCCTTACCCCGGTGCCCCCGCTGATTCCCCCCATGACACCACCCCCTAGTTACCGCGGGAGCCAGCCCAGCCCCATGAGCCAATCTCTCTACGATCGATATCAACAGGCGCTGGAAGCACAGCAGCAAATGTTGCGCGGCCTGATGGGCCGTTAG
- a CDS encoding ribonuclease catalytic domain-containing protein, translating into MESHAAQLAVVESLQGSKARLRVGFEAKSQLLPQRQLELLCPLRGATAPPLRLGAEPWALDPAAIERARPERRAWGAAWLLLLESDETIGIGDFTDLVCGGAGPAQVAACWLALVGGQSWFRLRQGQIEARRGAELRNLRRDRRRKALIEQQERTWLELLRRRQPPGPGLNPDHRQRLELLKQLAGGSIELSELAAPLRQSLTALHLGSDHGALRHLLVELGQWDPHQLLSMAGTPWSSGFSTAQEAEASRLLALHLAPLPSDGARLDLSGQRCVTIDDDDTRDIDDGLGLERRNDGSLRLWIHVADPDRLIEAGSPLDLEACRRGSSLYLARGNQPMFPEALSTGPLSLRQGVRSAAWSTWVELDDDGAIAAYGITRSWVKPTFRLSYADADELIELAPPQEPDLADLERLLQRRRTWRLGQGALLLDLPEGRIRCRDGEPVLEVSEVCPSRQLVAEAMVLAGAVAARFGIEQGLALPYRSQPTADLPPAAELKALPQGAVRFAAIKRCLSRGLMGTKPAPHFSLGLPAYVQATSPIRRYGDLVVQRQIGAQLSGGPVLDEPEVRALIEQFDCAVREGIGISREDQRHWQQVWFETHRTGQWQAEFLRWLRPQDRLGLVRIDELAMDLAADCPQGAQPGAALLLRVQQVDSLRDQLRLVAASG; encoded by the coding sequence CTGGAGTCCCACGCAGCCCAGCTGGCCGTCGTGGAGAGCCTGCAGGGCAGCAAGGCCCGCCTGAGGGTTGGCTTCGAGGCCAAATCCCAGCTGTTGCCGCAACGCCAGCTGGAGCTGCTCTGCCCCCTGCGCGGTGCCACTGCTCCGCCCCTGCGGCTTGGGGCAGAGCCCTGGGCCCTGGATCCGGCGGCCATCGAACGGGCCCGTCCCGAGCGTCGCGCCTGGGGCGCAGCCTGGCTCTTGTTGCTGGAATCGGATGAGACTATTGGGATAGGTGATTTCACCGACCTGGTGTGCGGTGGGGCCGGGCCGGCCCAGGTAGCGGCTTGCTGGCTGGCCCTGGTGGGAGGCCAAAGCTGGTTTCGTCTGCGCCAGGGGCAAATTGAAGCCCGCCGTGGTGCGGAATTGCGCAACCTGCGCCGTGATCGGCGCCGCAAGGCCCTGATCGAGCAGCAGGAGCGGACCTGGCTTGAGCTGCTGCGCCGCCGCCAGCCGCCTGGACCGGGCCTGAACCCAGATCATCGCCAGCGTCTGGAGCTGCTCAAACAGCTGGCCGGCGGCAGCATTGAGCTCAGCGAACTGGCTGCGCCCCTGCGCCAGAGCCTCACGGCCCTGCACCTGGGCAGCGACCACGGCGCCCTGCGCCATCTGCTGGTCGAGCTGGGCCAGTGGGATCCCCACCAGCTGCTCTCCATGGCGGGGACCCCCTGGAGCAGTGGCTTCAGCACTGCCCAAGAGGCTGAGGCCAGCCGCCTGCTTGCCCTTCACCTAGCCCCCCTGCCCAGCGATGGGGCCCGCCTGGATCTCAGCGGCCAGCGCTGCGTCACCATCGACGACGACGACACGCGCGACATCGACGATGGCCTGGGCCTGGAGCGCCGCAACGACGGCAGCCTGCGCCTCTGGATCCATGTGGCAGATCCCGACCGGCTGATCGAGGCCGGCTCGCCGCTCGATCTCGAGGCCTGCCGCCGCGGCAGCAGCCTCTACCTGGCACGCGGCAACCAGCCGATGTTTCCGGAGGCCCTCTCCACCGGCCCCTTGAGCCTGCGCCAGGGGGTGCGCTCGGCCGCTTGGAGCACCTGGGTAGAGCTCGACGACGACGGAGCCATCGCGGCCTATGGGATTACGCGCAGCTGGGTGAAACCCACCTTCAGGCTCAGCTACGCCGATGCCGACGAGCTGATTGAGCTGGCCCCCCCCCAGGAGCCAGACCTGGCCGATCTCGAGCGGCTCCTGCAGCGGCGCCGGACCTGGCGGCTAGGCCAGGGAGCCCTGCTGCTTGACCTGCCTGAAGGCCGCATTCGCTGCCGCGACGGCGAGCCGGTGCTGGAGGTCAGTGAAGTTTGCCCATCACGCCAGCTGGTGGCCGAGGCGATGGTGCTCGCCGGGGCCGTCGCCGCCCGCTTCGGCATCGAGCAGGGCCTGGCCCTGCCTTATCGCAGCCAGCCGACGGCAGACCTGCCACCGGCCGCTGAGCTCAAGGCCCTGCCCCAGGGGGCCGTGCGCTTCGCCGCTATCAAGCGCTGCCTCAGCCGTGGGCTGATGGGCACCAAGCCGGCCCCCCACTTCAGCCTGGGACTGCCGGCCTATGTGCAGGCCACCTCCCCGATTCGCCGCTACGGCGATCTGGTGGTGCAGCGCCAAATCGGTGCCCAGCTCAGCGGCGGGCCGGTGCTCGATGAGCCGGAGGTACGGGCCCTGATCGAGCAGTTTGATTGTGCCGTGCGCGAAGGAATCGGCATATCCCGCGAAGATCAGCGCCACTGGCAGCAGGTGTGGTTTGAAACCCACCGCACTGGCCAGTGGCAAGCGGAATTCCTGCGCTGGCTGCGGCCCCAGGACCGGCTGGGCCTGGTGCGCATCGACGAACTGGCAATGGATCTGGCCGCGGATTGTCCCCAGGGTGCCCAACCCGGTGCAGCGCTGCTGCTGCGGGTGCAGCAGGTGGATTCGCTGCGGGACCAGCTGCGGCTGGTGGCAGCTTCCGGATGA
- the rpmG gene encoding 50S ribosomal protein L33 encodes MAKNKGVRIVITLECTECRSNPAKRSPGVSRYTTEKNRRNTTERLELKKFCTHCNATTVHKEIK; translated from the coding sequence ATGGCTAAAAACAAGGGCGTCCGGATCGTGATCACTCTTGAGTGCACTGAATGCCGGTCCAACCCCGCCAAGCGTTCTCCAGGTGTGTCCCGCTACACCACCGAGAAGAACCGTCGTAACACCACCGAACGGCTGGAACTGAAGAAGTTCTGCACCCACTGCAACGCCACCACGGTGCACAAGGAAATCAAGTGA
- the rpsR gene encoding 30S ribosomal protein S18 yields the protein MSSSFFKKRLSPIKPGDPIDYKDVDLLKKFITERGKILPRRLTGLTAKQQRDLTNAVKRARIVALLPFVNPEG from the coding sequence ATGTCCAGTTCCTTCTTCAAAAAACGCCTTTCGCCGATCAAGCCGGGCGATCCCATCGATTACAAAGATGTGGATCTACTCAAGAAATTCATCACCGAAAGGGGCAAAATCCTGCCCCGCCGGCTCACCGGCCTCACCGCCAAGCAGCAGCGCGACCTCACCAACGCGGTCAAGCGGGCCCGGATCGTGGCCCTGCTGCCATTCGTGAATCCAGAGGGCTGA
- a CDS encoding allophycocyanin subunit alpha-B: MSVVRDLILQADDQLRYPSGGELRSMVEYLSRGAERLTVVRSLTDNEKKIVDEAARQLFQRNPDYVAPGGNAFGQKQRAQCLRDYSWYLRLVTYGVLAGSTEMIQQIGLVGAREMYNSLGVPMPGMVEAMRTMKDAAISLLSAEQAALAGPYFDFLIQGMQTST, translated from the coding sequence ATGAGCGTCGTTCGGGATCTGATCCTCCAAGCAGACGATCAGCTGCGCTATCCCAGTGGCGGCGAGCTGCGATCGATGGTGGAGTACCTCAGCCGGGGAGCCGAGAGGCTCACGGTGGTGAGGTCGCTGACAGACAACGAAAAGAAAATCGTGGATGAGGCGGCACGCCAACTCTTCCAACGCAACCCTGACTACGTGGCTCCCGGAGGCAATGCCTTCGGCCAGAAGCAAAGGGCCCAGTGCCTGCGTGATTACAGCTGGTATTTGCGGCTGGTCACCTACGGCGTGCTCGCCGGCAGCACCGAGATGATCCAGCAAATTGGTCTGGTGGGCGCCCGTGAGATGTACAACAGCCTTGGGGTGCCGATGCCGGGCATGGTCGAAGCAATGCGAACCATGAAGGATGCCGCCATCTCCCTGCTCAGCGCCGAGCAAGCCGCCTTGGCCGGACCCTACTTTGACTTCTTGATCCAGGGAATGCAGACCAGCACCTGA